A genome region from Hevea brasiliensis isolate MT/VB/25A 57/8 chromosome 7, ASM3005281v1, whole genome shotgun sequence includes the following:
- the LOC110638175 gene encoding uncharacterized protein LOC110638175, which produces MKLKNKGKVYPSPSSSSSSSVAASKDRDRDVLSVLKLLPAAILALASVLALEDREVLAYMITRSLKTTTNPNPNNPSSLDQDSKRKSSKKPPNASTNNLNTNNHKPPIFDCDCFDCYTSYWFRWDSSPNRELIHQVIEAFEEHLTNGEQSRKSSKGKRRDRVGRRVGEKPVLDVIDRPEILELESTPPQKANESSIISPDDDVSQIATPERAADGEGKEQKEAERNEEQSESVPTAETEEMAVVSSPQQAVSNHKGLARKVLPDVLGLLNSRLWSLWGPSV; this is translated from the coding sequence ATGAAGCTAAAGAACAAAGGTAAAGTATACCCATCTCCATCGTCATCATCGTCTTCTTCTGTTGCTGCCAGTAAAGATAGGGATAGAGATGTTCTCTCGGTACTCAAGCTTCTTCCAGCTGCCATTCTCGCTTTAGCTTCTGTTCTCGCCCTTGAAGACCGTGAAGTTCTTGCTTATATGATTACCAGGTCTCTGAAAACCACTACCAACCCAAACCCAAACAACCCTTCTTCTCTTGATCAAGATTCCAAGAGAAAATCCTCCAAAAAGCCACCAAATGCCTCCACCAACAACCTTAATACTAATAACCATAAGCCTCCTATCTTTGATTGTGATTGTTTTGACTGTTATACTAGCTACTGGTTCAGGTGGGACTCTTCTCCTAATCGTGAGCTCATCCATCAAGTCATTGAAGCCTTTGAAGAGCACTTGACCAACGGTGAACAATCCAGGAAAAGCTCTAAAGGTAAAAGACGAGACAGAGTGGGTCGGCGGGTTGGTGAGAAGCCGGTTCTTGATGTTATCGATCGACCCGAAATACTGGAGCTAGAGAGTACTCCTCCACAGAAAGCCAATGAATCCTCTATTATTTCTCCCGATGATGACGTCTCACAGATTGCTACGCCTGAGAGAGCGGCTGATGGAGAAGGGAAGGAGCAAAAGGAAGCTGAGAGAAATGAAGAGCAGAGTGAGTCAGTGCCCACGGCGGAGACGGAAGAGATGGCGGTGGTAAGTTCACCGCAGCAGGCAGTAAGCAACCACAAGGGTTTGGCAAGGAAGGTATTGCCGGACGTGTTAGGATTATTAAATTCTCGTTTATGGAGTCTTTGGGGTCCGAGTGtgtag
- the LOC110638174 gene encoding uncharacterized protein LOC110638174: MGKLLCDSTPVAETTFQPSSPALHWIDPNGASLEAVDLVDQSVTKITTTAWEDVIGLEDQQRRHLQKLQAKGVLWKHPGDCNKDSAPSSLPRSVIFRLSHGGEVSADGNCLFTASQRAMMAREMDAPELRRRTVRRFSEDFVSGSDEEKEVINDVIRHMYSPDLKNGWGIHVVQEVKLLAKKEDRVNLDYAIDELVQLGMQREMAAESIYKERCIPVNDGPSWAKYMSISGSTDDEYDIITLQYTEEGLLSVDENREGHAAAFGDDIAIECLATEFKREIYVMQAHGSDAMVDEENCVFFLPHRPRSEICEVPFFLFMKGTGWCGAGADHYEPLIGHPSSLVSNEKFAVVL; encoded by the exons ATGGGGAAACTTCTATGCGATTCAACTCCCGTCGCCGAAACGACATTTCAACCCTCGTCGCCGGCCCTCCATTGGATAGATCCCAATGGGGCTTCTCTCGAAGCAGTTGATCTAGTAGACCAGAGTGTAACGAAGATCACCACGACCGCATGGGAGGACGTGATTGGCCTGGAGGACCAGCAAAGACGCCATTTACAGAAACTCCAAGCCAAAGGTGTGCTTTGGAAGCATCCAGGGGATTGTAATAAAGACTCTGCGCCTTCTTCGCTGCCAAGATCGGTTATTTTCAGGCTGTCTCACGGGGGAGAGGTGTCGGCGGACGGGAACTGCTTATTCACCGCGTCACAAAGGGCAATGATGGCGCGTGAGATGGACGCGCCGGAGCTGAGGAGGCGGACGGTGCGGCGGTTCTCGGAGGACTTCGTATCTGGGAGTGATGAAGagaaagaagtgataaatgacgTTATTAGGCACATGTACTCGCCGGATCTGAAGAACGGATGGGGGATTCATGTGGTTCAAGAGGTCAAGCTCTTGGCCAAGAAGGAGGATCGCGTGAATTTGGATTACGCGATCGATGAGCTCGTTCAGCTGGGGATGCAAAG AGAAATGGCGGCCGAGTCTATATACAAAGAGAGATGTATTCCGGTGAATGATGGCCCCAGTTGGGCCAAATACATGTCGATCTCTGGTTCAACTGATGATGAGTATGATATCATCACTTTGCAATATACTGAGGAGGGTTTATTATCTGTAGATGAGAATAGAGAAGGTCATGCGGCGGCTTTTGGAGATGATATAGCAATCGAATGTCTTGCAACTGAGTTCAAGCGAGAGATTTATGTG ATGCAAGCACATGGATCTGATGCAATGGTTGATGAAGAGAATTGTGTTTTCTTCCTCCCACATCGTCCAAGAAGTGAAATTTGTGAAGTTCCTTTCTTCCTATTTATGAAAGGAACAG GTTGGTGTGGTGCTGGAGCTGACCACTATGAGCCATTGATTGGCCATCCTTCTTCTCTTGTTTCCAATGAGAAGTTTGCTGTAGTACTTTGA
- the LOC110638124 gene encoding protein LAZY 1 isoform X1: MKLLGWMHRKFRQNSSEPLKDFAIGHACNCLIGQPSLDDQQYYSKPNYGTRSFKQAQKDHLRKSFAGLEAARIEEEEEEDYEEESSAAISELFHGFLAIGTLGSDPINTEPSTPTFAISVENITEKETEVTENELKLINDELEKVLVAEAREDCCNDSSGRNSYVSAGRSSQGSTITLSGKPMEGQETNVNGTTVCPLQGYLFGSAIELSETTTVAKKEHRTSLGELFQRAKIAEENSGGKCERDEKRIEKEADKSAVHLMKKMLKKKMLHASSRSSAATAGGTVDTASAETKLHKILHMFHRKVHPESSTSARKADKSQKNENKKSTNNGGHNNGSQILLDEDITVLPQRTLSKRSIRRYKSQSNPPHFTLSSSDSNESREYWIKTDADYLVLEL, encoded by the exons ATGAAG TTACTAGGTTGGATGCACCGTAAGTTCAGGCAGAATAGCAGTGAACCGCTGAAGGATTTTGCCATTG GTCATGCTTGCAATTGTCTTATAGGACAGCCATCCCTTGACGACCAACAATACTACTCAAAACCAAACTATGGAACCAGATCATTCAAGCAAGCACAGAAAGATCACCTTCGAAAATCTTTTGCTGGTCTGGAAGCAGCAagaatagaagaagaagaagaggaagactaTGAAGAAGAATCGTCAGCTGCCATATCTGAGCTATTCCACGGTTTTCTTGCAATTGGTACCCTTGGTTCAGATCCAATCAATACCGAACCCTCAACACCAACATTTGCCATCTCCGTTGAGAACATCACTGAAAAAGAGACTGAAGTAACCGAAAACGAACTGAAGCTCATCAATGACGAGTTGGAGAAGGTTCTGGTAGCTGAAGCTAGAGAAGATTGTTGCAATGACTCATCAGGAAGAAACAGTTATGTCAGTGCAGGGAGAAGCAGTCAGGGTAGCACTATTACCCTTAGCGGAAAGCCAATGGAAGGCCAGGAGACCAATGTGAATGGAACAACAGTCTGTCCGCTCCAGGGATACCTATTTGGGTCAGCAATTGAATTATCAGAAACGACAACCGTGGCAAAGAAGGAACACAGGACATCACTCGGCGAGCTGTTTCAGAGGGCTAAAATAGCAGAAGAGAATTCTGGGGGTAAATGTGAAAGGGATGAGAAGCGCATAGAGAAGGAAGCTGATAAATCTGCTGTGCATCTCATGAAAAAGATGCTGAAGAAAAAAATGCTCCATGCTTCTTCTAGGAGCTCTGCTGCCACTGCTGGTGGAACCGTTGATACTGCTTCAGCAGAAACAAAACTGCACAAG ATCCTACACATGTTCCACAGGAAAGTTCACCCAGAAAGCTCAACATCAGCGCGGAAGGCAGATAAATCCCAGAAAAATGAGAATAAGAAGAGCACCAACAATGGGGGACACAACAATGGAAGTCAAATACTCCTAGATGAAGACATCACAGTACTTCCTCAGAGAACCCTTTCAAAGCGGAGCATAAGGCGCTACAAGAGTCAATCTAATCCACCCCACTTCACTCTTAGCAGCAGTGACTCAAATGAAAGCAGGGAATACTGGATCAAAACAGACGCAGACT ACCTTGTGTTGGAGCTGTAA
- the LOC110638164 gene encoding uncharacterized protein LOC110638164: MSGISLATATRNEPNEATTKAMKPQQTPLEKQEQTMMGGVMGSLRVIELQLVAFIMVFSASGLVPLLDLVFPAFASAYFLVLARLAFPSNGRVSSGSQDIFQGSKFFRLYVIVGTAVGLFLPLAYVLGGFARGDDHAVRSATPHLFLLSFQILTENIISGLSLFSLPVRALVPLLYTVRRIFVIVDWIQDVWLNKTLPSNAQVKDIGWYWFGRILAAMNLLYFSINLFGFLIPQFLPRAFEKYFQERNETHAKMAEDKRSPAANKPQPTDKKAD, translated from the exons ATGTCAGGTATCTCTCTCGCTACTGCTACTAGAAATGAGCCTAATGAGGCCACCACAAAAGCTATGAAGCCCCAGCAAACGCCCCTCGAAAAACAGGAGCAAACTATGATGGGGGGTGTAATGGGATCATTGCGTGTGATAGAGCTCCAACTAGTTGCTTTCATAATGGTTTTCTCAGCAAGCGGGCTTGTCCCACTTCTTGATTTGGTATTTCCAGCTTTTGCTTCTGCTTATTTTTTAGTACTGGCTCGGCTGGCCTTCCCTTCAAATGGCCGAGTCAGTTCAGGCTCGCAAGATATATTTCAAGGAAGCAAGTTCTTTAGGTTGTATGTGATTGTGGGAACCGCAGTGGGACTGTTCTTGCCCCTGGCATACGTGTTGGGTGGGTTCGCAAGAGGCGATGATCATGCTGTTCGGTCAGCAACACCTCACTTGTTCCTGCTCTCATTTCAGATACTGACTGAGAACATCATCAGCGGGTTGTCACTTTTTTCGCTGCCGGTGAGAGCATTAGTTCCATTGCTTTACACAGTGAGAAGGATCTTTGTTATCGTTGATTGGATACAGGATGTGTGGCTTAACAAAACTCTACCATCCAATGCACAAGTCAAG GACATTGGCTGGTATTGGTTTGGGAGGATTCTAGCAGCTATGAACCTTCTATATTTCTCTATCAATCTTTTCGGATTTTTGATTCCTCAGTTCCTTCCTCGGGCCTTCGAGAAGTATTTCCAGGAAAGGAATGAAACTCACGCGAAGATGGCAGAGGACAAGCGTTCTCCTGCTGCAAACAAACCCCAACCAACAGATAAGAAAGCTGATTAG
- the LOC110638124 gene encoding protein LAZY 1 isoform X2, with translation MKLLGWMHRKFRQNSSEPLKDFAIGQPSLDDQQYYSKPNYGTRSFKQAQKDHLRKSFAGLEAARIEEEEEEDYEEESSAAISELFHGFLAIGTLGSDPINTEPSTPTFAISVENITEKETEVTENELKLINDELEKVLVAEAREDCCNDSSGRNSYVSAGRSSQGSTITLSGKPMEGQETNVNGTTVCPLQGYLFGSAIELSETTTVAKKEHRTSLGELFQRAKIAEENSGGKCERDEKRIEKEADKSAVHLMKKMLKKKMLHASSRSSAATAGGTVDTASAETKLHKILHMFHRKVHPESSTSARKADKSQKNENKKSTNNGGHNNGSQILLDEDITVLPQRTLSKRSIRRYKSQSNPPHFTLSSSDSNESREYWIKTDADYLVLEL, from the exons ATGAAG TTACTAGGTTGGATGCACCGTAAGTTCAGGCAGAATAGCAGTGAACCGCTGAAGGATTTTGCCATTG GACAGCCATCCCTTGACGACCAACAATACTACTCAAAACCAAACTATGGAACCAGATCATTCAAGCAAGCACAGAAAGATCACCTTCGAAAATCTTTTGCTGGTCTGGAAGCAGCAagaatagaagaagaagaagaggaagactaTGAAGAAGAATCGTCAGCTGCCATATCTGAGCTATTCCACGGTTTTCTTGCAATTGGTACCCTTGGTTCAGATCCAATCAATACCGAACCCTCAACACCAACATTTGCCATCTCCGTTGAGAACATCACTGAAAAAGAGACTGAAGTAACCGAAAACGAACTGAAGCTCATCAATGACGAGTTGGAGAAGGTTCTGGTAGCTGAAGCTAGAGAAGATTGTTGCAATGACTCATCAGGAAGAAACAGTTATGTCAGTGCAGGGAGAAGCAGTCAGGGTAGCACTATTACCCTTAGCGGAAAGCCAATGGAAGGCCAGGAGACCAATGTGAATGGAACAACAGTCTGTCCGCTCCAGGGATACCTATTTGGGTCAGCAATTGAATTATCAGAAACGACAACCGTGGCAAAGAAGGAACACAGGACATCACTCGGCGAGCTGTTTCAGAGGGCTAAAATAGCAGAAGAGAATTCTGGGGGTAAATGTGAAAGGGATGAGAAGCGCATAGAGAAGGAAGCTGATAAATCTGCTGTGCATCTCATGAAAAAGATGCTGAAGAAAAAAATGCTCCATGCTTCTTCTAGGAGCTCTGCTGCCACTGCTGGTGGAACCGTTGATACTGCTTCAGCAGAAACAAAACTGCACAAG ATCCTACACATGTTCCACAGGAAAGTTCACCCAGAAAGCTCAACATCAGCGCGGAAGGCAGATAAATCCCAGAAAAATGAGAATAAGAAGAGCACCAACAATGGGGGACACAACAATGGAAGTCAAATACTCCTAGATGAAGACATCACAGTACTTCCTCAGAGAACCCTTTCAAAGCGGAGCATAAGGCGCTACAAGAGTCAATCTAATCCACCCCACTTCACTCTTAGCAGCAGTGACTCAAATGAAAGCAGGGAATACTGGATCAAAACAGACGCAGACT ACCTTGTGTTGGAGCTGTAA